ATCGGAAATTGAAGTCCAAAGATCAAGCAATTATATTAAACATTTCAAAATCTTAGGGGCAAGGAGATCACAAAAGAGAAGGTAACTATGAAAAGGCAATCCCAAGGCACATCCCTGAATCTAGGCCTGAAATTATTCTACAGAGAAGAGTGAAAAAAAGTAAGAGGGAATTTTCCACAACACCTTTTCCATTTCAAAATGGCAGCAATCCCTTGTGTTGTGGACCATGGCATGGACACCAAAATACATGCGTATGGGTATGACCAGTGCGTGACTGTGTGTGTTTGTAAAGAGCCCTTTAAAAAGCCTTCTCTACCATTGCTACTGCTGCTGCtgtttaaaatatattcttCATCACCTCCTGAAAATCCCTTTTGGAGAAGAAGGGTAAAGGAGATGAAGATGAACAAGAGCTATCAACATTGCAGAATGCTAAAACTACCAAGATTCCCCCTGCATTGCTCTGTTTTGCTCATGCTTTTTACCATTTTTAGCACCCCATCTCAAGCATTTGATTATGCAGATGCACTTTCAAAATCCCTTCTGTACTTTGAAGCACAGAGGTCCGGTCGCTTACCATACAACCAAAGAGTCTCTTGGCGTCACCATTCTGGCCTGACAGATGGATTAGAACAAGGGGTATTACTCACAATGTTCAGTTTCAGTTGtatttttcttcaagaatttGAATTTTGGTTCATCATTTATGTTGTTTGAATACAGATTTTTAGTATGTTTTTACATGTGTGTTTGTAGGTGGACTTAGTTGGAGGCTACTATGATGCAGGTGACCATGTCAAGTTTGGATTGCCAATGGCATTCACAGTTACAATGTTGTCATGGGGTGTTATTGAATTTGGGCAACAAATTGAATTGGCTGGAGAAATGGAGCATGCTCTTGAGGCAATCAAATGGGGTGCTGATTATTTCagcaaggcacacactagaccTAATGTACTATGGGCTGAGGtacttaaatttttattttttaaaatgtggTTGTACCAAAATTTATGTATGATCATGCAAATGCAGAATGAGTAACAGTTTTAAGTATTTAAATTTTCAGGTTGGAGATGGAGATACTGATCATTACTGCTGGCAACGGCCGGAAGACATGACGACGTCCCGACGAGGGTACAAGATCGACGAGAAAAATCCCGGGTCGGATCTCGCCGGAGAGACGGCAGCTGCAATGGCTGCAGCATCAATTGTGTTTAGGAAAATCAACTCGCATTATTCTCACCTACTATTGCAGCATGCTCAAGAGGTAACAATTTTGAGTTTTTCGTTAAATCGAgataatttttggaaaaagtaCTAGATAATTTAGTTAATATGCTCTTAATTTAGATAGTTTTTGGAAgtaattttgattgattttttttttttttttttttacttttttggttgaaatggatGCTGTTTTTGCAGTTGTTTGAATTTGGTGACAAGTACAGGGGAAAATACGATACAAGTGTGGGGGTGGTGAAGAACTATTATGAATCAGTGAGTGGGTTCATGGATGAGTTGTTGTGGGCAGCCTTGTGGCTATACAAAGCCACCGACAATGAAGATTATTTGAAGTATGTTATTGACAAGGCTCATTGTTTTGGTGGCATTGGCTGGGCTATTACCGAATTCAGTTGGGATGTTAAGTATGCTGGTCTTCAAATTATTGCCTCAAAGGTAAAATCCCTTCTACTCCTATAGCTTATACATtcagtaaatcttatatatatattgatagtTTATGCATTATCACCATTGAATTTATGACATATACTCCCTCGTCCCATTAAAAGTATTTTACTTTCCATTTTGGGATGTCTCAAAACAATTGTCACCGTTGAGTCAAAGCACTTTTTAGTCTCTCTTTTTAATATAACTTTTTTTTCTAATCATATGCACGTtaccattcaaatttaaaatttgaatttgtgagGATAAATTAGAAAGAAATACACAAACATCACAATCAAACCACTATTGTTAAAAAGTTGGATTCCCCAAACATGATTAAATAAATGGAACGGAGAGAGTAtgtaaaagttaaatttcaaattcaaattttacatggTTGTTATTTATGTAATACTATATAACTGTAGGAAAATTTAATTCTTATACATTTGCTATGATATTTTACACGTTTTAAAACTGTAATTGTATTGCACCCCTATACTATTATTGCTTTGTAATTTACACTACAAACTATCAATTGTAGTATTTAACTACATTATACTATCAGCATATAGCATTAGATTGCTCAAATTGGTCGCATTTTCGTATAGATTTTAACTAAAAGACATAAATACCCCTGAATGAGCATAATTACTTTAGATGAACATAAATACCCCGTAATTACTATAGTCTTTTTcattaaaaagtgaaaaaaaaagcttattgaattttaatttatttcaagaGTGTTAGATATATTGATAGTATAAGATACTAATACGCTAAAATCGATAGCCTAATTGGCCAAGTGCAGATCGGTGATGTTTCAAAGGTACATATTTTAGGCATTCTAAAACACGTTAACGACAAAATTTACATTATTTGGTGACTCAGAATAAATTgttatatttgaaatttaaattgaCTTATAGTTGATATTCAAACAAAAAGTAAACTTTAACCCCTTAAGAAATTGTAGAATTCATATTTTTAACTACAGGATATCATTGATGGATTACAATGTTGCGCATTTCATGAACGAACCACCAAAATATCCAATAAAGTCTTAACCAACTACTTTTAGAGTAGTTGGCCATTACGTGTCTTGTGGGGTGGGAAGTCAAAGGTTTAAATTTTATCTCCTCTCAAAGTTGTCACTTAATATGATTTCTCTTAGATTCATATGAGTGCTTAGTGCACCTGTATGGTCCTATAACGGTTCAGTTTCCGTCAGTTTTGGTAATTCTGTTGGATTACTCCTCTAGTATAGGTTAGAATAGAAGTAGAAGTAAGTGTGGACGGTGACAATAGATAAAAAAAACATATA
The DNA window shown above is from Coffea arabica cultivar ET-39 chromosome 5e, Coffea Arabica ET-39 HiFi, whole genome shotgun sequence and carries:
- the LOC113690367 gene encoding endoglucanase 11 isoform X2 — its product is MAAIPCVVDHGMDTKIHAYGYDQCVTVCVCKEPFKKPSLPLLLLLLFKIYSSSPPENPFWRRRVKEMKMNKSYQHCRMLKLPRFPLHCSVLLMLFTIFSTPSQAFDYADALSKSLLYFEAQRSGRLPYNQRVSWRHHSGLTDGLEQGVDLVGGYYDAGDHVKFGLPMAFTVTMLSWGVIEFGQQIELAGEMEHALEAIKWGADYFSKAHTRPNVLWAEVGDGDTDHYCWQRPEDMTTSRRGYKIDEKNPGSDLAGETAAAMAAASIVFRKINSHYSHLLLQHAQELFEFGDKYRGKYDTSVGVVKNYYESVSGFMDELLWAALWLYKATDNEDYLKYVIDKAHCFGGIGWAITEFSWDVKYAGLQIIASKLLHEEKHRPQYTHILEQYRSKAEYYICSCLGKNNGSKNNIDRTPAGLLYIRQWNNMQYVSSAAFLLTIYSDFLQKSHQKVKCHEGLVGHQELRNLAKSQVDYILGSNPQNMSYLVGYGLRFPTRVHHRGASIVSYKENKGFIGCTQGYDNWYSNPKPNPNVIVGALVGGPDCQDNFSDERGNYMQTEACTYNTAPLVGVFARLNELQVPLRASY